A genomic stretch from Streptomyces sp. QL37 includes:
- a CDS encoding dihydrodipicolinate synthase family protein, translating to MSRSRDSWHSIDMPRGTMPRHELHGIIAPTVLPMNAKGSLARSSLERHLNGLIEAGVHGLWINGTTGEFHALDAVERALAVTVAAETAGGRLPVIAHVGDTATAVTVRHARAALDAGADEVAVIAPYFANYGREELRDHYRAVAEAVGFPVLAYHMPQLTRCSLTVECVIDLTREGVLCGIKDSAGDMTWLRRLLRRADGEGVDVRCFAGGSSLTDLSLYAGVVGATSSLANVTPRLLVDLYDAARAGDWPHARMLQEQLEDLLELMRAARHEPTLLALVSTFKFVLAALGRIDEAHAAVPLAHLDDEERRKLTATVVPKVRELEEAARTRKGAWT from the coding sequence ATGTCGCGCTCAAGAGACTCATGGCATTCCATCGACATGCCGCGAGGTACCATGCCGAGACACGAGCTCCACGGGATCATCGCACCAACCGTTCTGCCCATGAACGCCAAGGGCTCCCTCGCCCGGTCCTCGCTGGAACGCCACCTGAACGGACTGATCGAGGCAGGCGTCCACGGCCTCTGGATCAACGGCACCACGGGGGAGTTCCACGCGCTGGACGCCGTCGAGCGCGCGCTCGCCGTGACCGTCGCCGCCGAGACCGCCGGAGGCCGGCTGCCCGTCATCGCACACGTCGGTGACACGGCGACCGCGGTGACCGTGCGTCACGCCCGGGCGGCGCTGGACGCTGGGGCCGACGAAGTCGCCGTCATCGCCCCCTACTTCGCCAACTACGGCAGGGAGGAGCTCCGCGACCACTACCGCGCCGTGGCGGAGGCCGTGGGCTTCCCCGTCCTCGCCTACCACATGCCCCAGCTCACCCGGTGCTCCCTGACCGTGGAATGCGTGATCGACCTCACCCGCGAAGGCGTGCTCTGCGGGATCAAGGACAGCGCGGGCGACATGACCTGGCTGCGCAGACTGTTGCGCCGGGCCGACGGCGAGGGGGTCGATGTGCGCTGCTTCGCCGGCGGCAGCAGCCTGACCGACCTGTCCCTCTACGCCGGCGTCGTCGGCGCCACGTCCTCCCTCGCCAATGTGACACCCCGTCTGCTGGTCGATCTGTACGACGCGGCACGCGCCGGGGACTGGCCGCACGCCCGGATGCTCCAGGAACAGCTGGAGGATCTGCTCGAGCTGATGCGCGCGGCACGCCACGAGCCGACGCTGCTCGCACTCGTCAGCACCTTCAAGTTCGTCCTGGCCGCCCTGGGCCGCATCGACGAAGCCCACGCCGCCGTTCCGCTGGCACACCTCGACGACGAGGAGCGGCGCAAGCTGACCGCCACCGTCGTCCCCAAGGTCCGTGAGCTGGAAGAAGCGGCACGTACACGCAAAGGAGCGTGGACATGA
- a CDS encoding pectinesterase family protein yields MRSKFRQLVTRVRPVLRAGPVLAVLLVPAIVTPPAAAGTVATTEGAAPAVVTPSGTARAVCADTPLRLTFGSDVRVGTEGRLTVHRPDGSTVDTIDLADPATNQRFIGGARSDYGELHRWTYEPVVVAGRTATVLLHRSLEPGRQYYVTVDPGFFEGHPGITSPRTWRFRTADGPRPGTRDLRVDARGGGDFCTVQGAVDFVPEGNRHEVAIDVAPGMYREIVYIGRNRPHLRVTGAGAGRTVVGYPNNSVLNGDSAMAEVPPEQSYCPHRVLPQPDRFNCWRAAFGVDADDFRIRDITVHNLTPEGGSQSEAFRGNGDRIVLDRVRVLSYQDSLRIQGRAYVNDSYVEGDVDFLWGTGGVFVQDSELKALDLGYISQIRNAPDAPGAVFVDTRLTRADSVADGSVLLSRIDSRFPASQAVFIDTTMDSHVAPVGWGLTGFDCTTAQQLRFWEYHSKDMGGAPVDTSERLSCSRQLTDAEARTWRDPAHLLDGWDPSAAPDHSRGN; encoded by the coding sequence ATGCGATCGAAGTTCCGTCAGCTCGTGACCCGCGTACGACCGGTGCTCCGTGCCGGTCCGGTCCTCGCCGTCCTGCTCGTCCCCGCGATCGTGACCCCGCCCGCCGCGGCCGGGACCGTCGCCACCACCGAAGGTGCCGCCCCGGCGGTGGTCACGCCCAGCGGGACCGCGCGGGCCGTCTGCGCCGACACACCCCTGCGCCTCACCTTCGGTTCGGACGTCCGGGTCGGCACCGAAGGACGCCTGACCGTGCACCGCCCCGACGGCAGCACCGTCGACACCATCGACCTCGCCGACCCGGCGACGAACCAGCGCTTCATCGGCGGCGCCCGGTCCGACTACGGTGAACTCCACCGCTGGACCTACGAGCCGGTCGTCGTCGCCGGCCGCACGGCCACCGTCCTGCTGCACCGCTCCCTGGAACCCGGGCGGCAGTACTACGTCACCGTGGACCCGGGCTTCTTCGAAGGCCACCCGGGCATCACCTCTCCCCGCACCTGGCGGTTCCGCACGGCGGACGGCCCCCGTCCCGGAACACGGGACCTGCGGGTGGACGCGCGCGGCGGCGGTGACTTCTGCACCGTGCAGGGCGCGGTCGACTTCGTACCGGAGGGGAACCGGCACGAAGTCGCCATCGACGTGGCCCCCGGTATGTACCGGGAGATCGTCTACATCGGACGGAACCGGCCGCATCTGAGGGTGACCGGTGCCGGAGCCGGCCGCACCGTCGTCGGATACCCGAACAACAGCGTGCTCAACGGCGACTCCGCGATGGCCGAGGTGCCCCCCGAGCAGAGCTACTGTCCGCACCGGGTACTGCCGCAGCCCGACCGGTTCAACTGCTGGCGCGCCGCGTTCGGCGTCGACGCGGACGACTTCCGCATACGGGACATCACCGTCCACAACCTCACACCCGAGGGCGGGTCCCAGTCCGAGGCGTTCCGGGGCAACGGCGACCGCATCGTCCTCGACCGCGTACGCGTCCTCAGCTACCAGGACAGCCTGCGCATCCAGGGACGTGCCTACGTCAACGACTCCTACGTCGAGGGGGACGTCGACTTCCTCTGGGGGACAGGGGGAGTCTTCGTCCAGGACTCCGAGCTCAAGGCGCTCGACCTCGGCTACATCAGCCAGATCCGCAACGCTCCGGACGCACCCGGCGCCGTCTTCGTCGACACCAGGCTCACCCGCGCCGACTCCGTGGCCGACGGCAGCGTCCTGCTCAGCCGCATCGACAGCCGCTTCCCCGCCAGCCAGGCCGTCTTCATCGACACCACCATGGACTCCCATGTGGCGCCCGTGGGCTGGGGCCTGACCGGGTTCGACTGCACCACGGCACAGCAACTGCGCTTCTGGGAGTACCACAGCAAGGACATGGGCGGGGCCCCGGTGGACACCTCCGAGCGACTGTCCTGCTCACGGCAACTGACCGACGCCGAGGCGCGCACCTGGCGCGACCCGGCCCACCTGCTGGACGGCTGGGACCCGTCCGCCGCACCCGACCACAGCCGAGGCAACTGA
- a CDS encoding GntR family transcriptional regulator, whose product MTPPKAVSAPREPATSSMTSVAEESLETRARKALVDWLTKEHPAPGQPVPVREFARRLGMSRTPVRSAVGRLYERGLLAYDPVAGFTVAIPSLSSIYELFELRLMLESHALRLFGERTDREPPARLRELVDEADVLARESVEDHTRYIDFRENDSRFHRAMVELGGLPRLLELHDDLHLSIHVTRTGMEAPITASRLNTAVSEHRAVVDALERGDRSAARDLLEAHILRVRDQTIAFLARPTI is encoded by the coding sequence ATGACCCCACCGAAGGCGGTTTCGGCCCCGCGCGAACCGGCCACGTCGTCGATGACGAGCGTGGCTGAGGAGAGCTTGGAGACCCGGGCACGCAAGGCGCTCGTGGACTGGTTGACTAAGGAGCACCCGGCTCCCGGACAGCCCGTTCCCGTCCGGGAGTTCGCCAGGCGTCTGGGGATGAGCCGGACCCCGGTACGCAGTGCGGTCGGCCGCCTCTACGAGCGGGGGCTGCTCGCCTACGACCCGGTGGCCGGCTTCACCGTCGCCATCCCCTCGCTCTCCAGCATCTACGAGCTGTTCGAGCTGCGGTTGATGCTCGAATCGCACGCCCTGCGGCTCTTCGGGGAACGCACCGACCGCGAGCCGCCGGCCCGGCTCCGCGAACTGGTGGACGAGGCCGACGTACTGGCCCGGGAGTCGGTGGAGGACCACACGCGCTACATCGACTTCCGGGAGAACGACAGCCGCTTCCACCGCGCCATGGTGGAACTGGGGGGTCTCCCCCGGCTGCTGGAGCTCCACGACGACCTGCATCTCAGCATTCATGTGACCCGCACCGGTATGGAGGCTCCCATCACGGCGTCCAGGCTGAACACCGCCGTCTCGGAACACCGCGCCGTGGTCGACGCGCTGGAACGCGGCGACCGGTCGGCGGCCCGGGACCTGCTGGAGGCCCACATCCTGCGGGTCCGCGACCAGACCATCGCCTTTCTCGCCAGGCCCACGATCTAG
- a CDS encoding Ig-like domain-containing protein, with amino-acid sequence MNPLNGTATGTSDGTDRPMARRAFVVGAGVILGTAALRIPSARASGKLAAAAEAAGGVLAFPGAEGGGRYATGGRGGSVYEVTTLADAGPGSLRDAVSGSDRTIVFRVSGNIELEGGLDITGSNITIAGQTAPGDGICVVGNETKAKDVENIIIRHLRFRGTDTLGTPIDTFGMERCRNVIVDHCSFSWAVDEVCSAYGNENFTLQWCIIAEGLAMSVHEKGLHGYGGLWGGDNASYHHNLLVHQGGRNPRFSFVEDVPQRADHRNNVIYNYGYTSCYGGEWADGVNMVGNYYKPGPNTLSTIAPVIVSPDRGGIWHVGGNVVEGHSDITADNIRGVDLPVGGATLSKEPLDVPDPIEAQSAKDAYQAVLAGVGATLPRRDAVDARVVNDVRQGTGRMINSQKEVGGIVPLVSAEAPRDSDHDGIPDAWEKKHGLVKSDPADGGGIDPETGYSNLELYLNSLGRTGAANPTVTLTAPAADAVFASSAGTHDITLRADVEAQDGATIASVVFYADDKKLGETASAPYQVLWSNAPEGTHHLTARVTDSTGTSTTSSLVPVHVNRVTTLGGWTAKDIGKVPIEGAAALNGKVFTLRGSGKLRGRKDSGLFVHRTVDAPGDEVVELIARLDSLSAVYEDVLAGIMIRENLTADSPFNLLAIYAAKGGIKAVVKRIHANGTEVSAGTYPYEEDEKLDDGPYWLRITLRGDEFTSEISPDSLQWTRVGYERIPMGDKVYAGMFVDGNKEANGIAHYVTAEFSQVKINN; translated from the coding sequence ATGAACCCACTGAACGGAACCGCCACCGGCACGAGCGACGGGACGGACAGACCGATGGCACGGCGCGCGTTCGTCGTCGGTGCCGGTGTCATCCTCGGCACCGCCGCGCTCCGGATACCCTCCGCCCGGGCGTCCGGGAAGCTCGCCGCCGCCGCCGAGGCCGCCGGTGGCGTCCTCGCCTTCCCCGGAGCCGAGGGCGGCGGACGGTACGCCACCGGCGGACGCGGCGGCTCGGTCTACGAGGTCACCACCCTCGCCGACGCCGGGCCCGGCTCCCTGCGCGACGCCGTGTCCGGCAGCGACCGCACCATCGTCTTCCGGGTCTCGGGGAACATCGAACTCGAGGGCGGCCTGGACATCACGGGGTCGAACATCACCATCGCCGGACAGACCGCGCCGGGCGACGGCATCTGCGTCGTCGGCAACGAGACCAAGGCCAAGGACGTCGAGAACATCATCATCCGTCACCTGCGGTTCCGCGGCACGGACACCCTCGGCACCCCCATCGACACCTTCGGCATGGAGCGCTGCCGCAACGTCATCGTCGACCACTGCTCCTTCAGCTGGGCGGTCGACGAGGTCTGCTCCGCCTACGGCAACGAGAACTTCACCCTGCAGTGGTGCATCATCGCCGAAGGGCTCGCGATGTCCGTCCACGAGAAGGGCCTGCACGGCTACGGCGGGCTGTGGGGCGGCGACAACGCGAGCTACCACCACAACCTGCTGGTCCACCAGGGCGGGCGCAACCCGCGCTTCAGCTTCGTCGAGGACGTGCCCCAGCGGGCCGACCACCGGAACAACGTCATCTACAACTACGGATACACCTCGTGCTACGGAGGCGAGTGGGCCGACGGCGTCAACATGGTCGGCAACTACTACAAGCCGGGCCCGAACACCCTCTCCACCATCGCGCCGGTCATCGTCTCACCCGACCGCGGCGGAATCTGGCACGTCGGCGGCAACGTCGTCGAAGGCCATTCCGACATCACGGCGGACAACATCCGGGGCGTCGACCTCCCGGTCGGCGGGGCCACTCTGAGCAAGGAACCGCTCGACGTCCCCGACCCGATCGAGGCGCAGTCGGCCAAGGACGCGTACCAGGCGGTCCTGGCCGGAGTCGGTGCGACCCTGCCGCGCCGGGACGCCGTCGACGCGCGTGTGGTCAACGACGTGCGCCAGGGCACCGGGCGCATGATCAACTCACAGAAGGAGGTCGGCGGAATCGTCCCGCTCGTCTCGGCCGAGGCGCCCCGGGACAGCGACCACGACGGCATTCCGGACGCCTGGGAGAAGAAGCACGGCCTCGTCAAGAGCGATCCCGCGGACGGTGGCGGCATCGACCCGGAAACCGGCTACAGCAACCTGGAGCTGTACCTGAACTCCCTGGGGCGGACCGGTGCGGCGAACCCCACGGTGACACTGACCGCTCCGGCCGCCGACGCCGTGTTCGCCTCTTCGGCAGGCACCCACGACATCACCCTGCGTGCCGACGTCGAGGCGCAGGACGGCGCGACCATCGCCTCGGTGGTCTTCTACGCCGATGACAAGAAGCTCGGGGAGACGGCCTCCGCCCCGTACCAGGTCCTCTGGAGCAACGCCCCGGAGGGCACCCACCACCTCACCGCGCGGGTCACGGACAGCACGGGCACGTCCACGACGTCCAGCTTGGTACCCGTACACGTCAACCGCGTGACGACGCTGGGGGGCTGGACCGCCAAGGACATCGGCAAGGTACCCATCGAGGGGGCGGCCGCACTGAACGGCAAGGTGTTCACCCTGCGTGGCTCGGGCAAACTCAGGGGGCGCAAGGACTCGGGCCTGTTCGTCCACCGTACCGTCGACGCGCCGGGCGACGAGGTCGTGGAACTGATCGCCCGGCTCGACTCGCTCAGCGCCGTCTACGAGGACGTCCTGGCGGGCATCATGATCCGCGAGAACCTCACCGCCGATTCGCCCTTCAACCTCCTCGCCATCTACGCCGCCAAGGGCGGCATCAAGGCCGTCGTCAAACGCATCCACGCGAACGGCACGGAGGTGAGCGCCGGCACCTACCCCTACGAAGAGGACGAGAAGCTCGACGACGGGCCGTACTGGCTGCGCATCACCCTGCGAGGCGACGAGTTCACCTCTGAGATCTCCCCGGACTCCCTGCAGTGGACCCGTGTCGGCTACGAGCGGATCCCGATGGGCGACAAGGTCTACGCCGGGATGTTCGTGGACGGCAACAAGGAGGCCAACGGCATCGCGCACTACGTGACAGCCGAGTTCAGCCAAGTGAAGATCAACAACTGA
- a CDS encoding ABC transporter permease: MLTRTKKPAAAPEADGYPDADLDVASGRNNSPWRLVWRKFRKHKLAVAGAVVVLLAYFVVVFAEFLAPGSPSSGDSEHTYAPPQMVKVDLSWDDGLHMYVNGYRTVRDPETFEQIHTVDPDRRVPVRFLARGDSYDMWGLIPWDRHLIGAVHADDSVYFLGSDRSGRDLLSLIIHGSRVSLSIGLIGVAVSFLLGLFFGGISGYFGGAPDTLIQRIIEFLMAIPTLPLWLSLSAAVPADWGPMMRYFAITTILSVIGWTGLARVVRGRFLSLREEDFVTAARLDGCGRVRIIFRHMVPSMSSHVIASLTMAVPAMILGETAMSFLGLGLQSPAVSWGVLLQEAQNVRTLETAPWLLIPGAAVFVTVLAMNFVGDGLRDSADPYKQ, from the coding sequence GTGCTGACCAGGACCAAGAAGCCGGCCGCGGCGCCGGAGGCCGACGGGTACCCCGACGCCGACCTCGACGTCGCGTCCGGCCGGAACAACTCCCCCTGGCGTCTGGTGTGGCGCAAGTTCCGCAAGCACAAGCTGGCGGTGGCAGGCGCCGTGGTCGTGCTGCTCGCCTACTTCGTCGTCGTCTTCGCGGAGTTCCTCGCACCGGGCTCGCCGAGCTCCGGCGACTCGGAACACACCTACGCACCTCCCCAGATGGTCAAGGTCGACCTCAGCTGGGACGACGGCCTGCACATGTACGTGAACGGCTACCGCACGGTCCGCGACCCGGAGACCTTCGAACAGATCCACACCGTCGACCCGGACCGGCGCGTCCCCGTGCGGTTCCTTGCCCGGGGCGACTCCTACGACATGTGGGGGCTGATCCCCTGGGACCGCCATCTGATCGGCGCCGTCCACGCGGACGACAGCGTGTACTTCCTCGGCAGCGACAGGTCCGGACGCGACCTGTTGTCGCTGATCATCCACGGATCGCGGGTCTCGCTCTCCATCGGCCTCATCGGAGTCGCCGTCAGCTTCCTCCTGGGCCTCTTCTTCGGCGGGATCTCCGGATACTTCGGCGGAGCACCGGACACACTCATCCAGCGGATCATCGAGTTCCTGATGGCCATCCCGACGCTTCCGCTGTGGCTGTCGCTGTCCGCCGCCGTGCCGGCCGACTGGGGGCCGATGATGCGGTACTTCGCCATCACCACCATCCTCTCCGTGATCGGCTGGACCGGGCTCGCCCGGGTGGTGCGCGGGCGCTTCCTCTCCCTGCGCGAGGAGGACTTCGTGACCGCGGCCCGCCTCGACGGCTGCGGACGTGTCCGGATCATCTTCCGGCACATGGTGCCCTCGATGTCGAGCCACGTCATCGCCTCGCTCACCATGGCGGTCCCCGCGATGATCCTCGGCGAGACCGCCATGAGCTTCCTCGGTCTCGGCCTCCAGTCGCCCGCCGTCAGCTGGGGCGTTCTGCTCCAGGAAGCGCAGAACGTACGGACGCTGGAGACCGCGCCGTGGCTGCTGATCCCCGGAGCGGCGGTCTTCGTGACCGTGCTCGCCATGAATTTCGTCGGCGACGGGCTGCGGGACTCCGCGGACCCGTACAAACAGTAA
- a CDS encoding ABC transporter substrate-binding protein: protein MNLDRTSSPAQRGVLDRRTLLRAGGGLLVAASLSGCGFFDTEPEGIAATGGAKGKEAPALKKLVDAGKLPKVAERLPGTPLKLSPLEKTGVYGGTWHSAMITQEDVMWLRYSMGYEPLVSWAPDWQGMTKTKMLPNVCEKYEVKGGGKEFVFTLRRGLKWSDGKPVTTDDFAFAFNDYNIDPDLHQDGVYGLWLSRSGKPARFEAVDQHTVRYVYEEPKPGFLEEIAGTSGVVMFLPAHYLGQFHPKHGRSAEALAKKAGLASWIDYMPLRADCWANPDLPTLNAWVARNEVGKGSSLVAERNPYYWKVDPDGSQLPYIDKVVVENIQDVEVEVLKVTNGDLDMQLTHFGTIRNKPVIARNRQKGGYRLIEVRSALANTMIIGFNQTHPDAKKRKLFANKDFRIGLSHAIDRQKIIDTIYGGQGTPWQCGPAEGDELYDRELGSQYTEYSAARANEYLDRAGFTRRNGDGTRLTRDGDPLSFTVLVVSDQPDQVDALDLIRTDWQKVGVKANIQRLAETLYWERVEAGESEGATWQGSSFDVRTGEGGNHYYLPSNPRGSSRFGGQWAKWYTRGGKAGERPPARVREQLELFDRMRLTFDSAQALGLAKQILEITKEEFYYIGISTPPAEYGIVRNNVHNVPEEFSAAVAHQAPGPSNPSTYFISGRA from the coding sequence ATGAATCTTGACCGCACGTCATCCCCGGCGCAGCGCGGTGTGCTCGACCGGCGCACCCTGCTGCGGGCCGGCGGTGGCCTCCTGGTGGCCGCGTCGCTGTCCGGCTGCGGGTTCTTCGACACCGAGCCCGAGGGGATCGCGGCCACCGGCGGCGCGAAGGGGAAGGAGGCGCCGGCGCTGAAGAAGCTCGTGGACGCCGGCAAGCTGCCGAAGGTCGCCGAGCGGCTTCCCGGCACACCGTTGAAGCTGTCCCCGTTGGAGAAGACGGGCGTCTACGGCGGGACCTGGCACTCCGCGATGATCACCCAGGAAGACGTGATGTGGCTCCGCTACAGCATGGGCTACGAGCCGCTCGTCTCCTGGGCGCCCGACTGGCAGGGCATGACCAAGACGAAGATGCTGCCGAACGTCTGCGAGAAGTACGAGGTCAAGGGCGGAGGGAAGGAGTTCGTCTTCACCCTCCGCAGGGGCCTGAAGTGGTCGGACGGCAAACCGGTGACCACGGACGACTTCGCGTTCGCCTTCAACGACTACAACATAGACCCGGACCTCCACCAGGACGGCGTCTACGGCCTGTGGCTGTCCCGGTCCGGCAAGCCCGCGCGGTTCGAGGCGGTGGACCAGCACACCGTGCGGTACGTCTACGAGGAGCCGAAGCCCGGCTTCCTGGAGGAGATCGCGGGGACCTCGGGCGTCGTCATGTTCCTGCCCGCGCACTACCTGGGACAGTTCCATCCCAAGCACGGCAGGAGTGCGGAAGCCCTCGCGAAGAAGGCCGGCCTGGCGAGCTGGATCGACTACATGCCCCTGCGGGCGGACTGCTGGGCCAACCCGGACCTGCCCACCCTCAACGCCTGGGTGGCCAGGAACGAGGTCGGCAAGGGCAGCAGTCTCGTCGCCGAACGCAACCCGTACTACTGGAAGGTCGACCCCGACGGGAGCCAGCTCCCTTACATCGACAAGGTGGTCGTCGAGAACATCCAGGACGTCGAGGTCGAGGTGCTCAAGGTCACCAACGGCGACCTCGACATGCAGCTCACCCACTTCGGGACGATCCGCAACAAGCCAGTGATCGCCCGCAACCGGCAGAAGGGCGGCTACCGGCTCATCGAGGTGAGGTCCGCCCTCGCCAACACGATGATCATCGGGTTCAACCAGACCCACCCCGACGCGAAGAAGCGCAAGCTGTTCGCGAACAAGGACTTCAGGATCGGGCTCTCCCACGCGATCGACCGGCAGAAGATCATCGACACCATCTACGGCGGCCAGGGCACCCCCTGGCAGTGCGGTCCGGCCGAGGGCGACGAGCTCTACGACCGCGAACTCGGGAGCCAGTACACCGAGTACAGCGCCGCCCGGGCGAACGAGTACCTCGACAGAGCCGGCTTCACCCGGAGGAACGGCGACGGCACGCGGCTCACGAGGGACGGGGACCCGCTCTCCTTCACCGTGCTCGTCGTCTCCGACCAGCCGGACCAGGTGGACGCCCTCGACCTGATCCGGACCGACTGGCAGAAGGTCGGAGTCAAGGCGAACATCCAGCGACTCGCCGAGACCCTGTACTGGGAGCGCGTCGAGGCCGGCGAGTCGGAGGGCGCGACCTGGCAGGGCAGCTCCTTCGACGTGCGCACCGGCGAGGGCGGCAACCACTACTACCTCCCCTCCAATCCCCGGGGCTCCTCCCGGTTCGGCGGGCAGTGGGCCAAGTGGTACACCCGCGGCGGCAAGGCGGGGGAGCGGCCGCCGGCCCGGGTGCGCGAGCAGCTCGAACTCTTCGACCGGATGCGCCTCACCTTCGACTCGGCCCAGGCGCTCGGCCTGGCGAAGCAGATCCTGGAGATCACCAAGGAGGAGTTCTACTACATAGGGATCTCCACCCCGCCGGCCGAGTACGGCATCGTCAGGAACAACGTGCACAACGTGCCCGAGGAGTTCAGCGCGGCGGTGGCGCACCAGGCCCCCGGGCCGAGCAATCCGTCGACGTACTTCATCTCGGGCAGAGCCTGA
- a CDS encoding ABC transporter permease — protein sequence MLSFLARRVLWMAVTLWAVSLASFFIISLPPGDYVSTLQAEAESRGELMSTAQLSALRSRYGLDQPFLAQYWKWISNIIFHGDFGQAFAWNSRPVSDLIWDRVGLSFFLSVSTLLFVWAIAFPIGIFSAVRQYSPGDYVATFFGFFGMAVPEFLLALVFMWAGMRFFGQSPGGLFSPEYQDAAWNLGKLLDLAGHLWLPILIIGLSGTAGLIRITRANLLDELYKPYVVAARARGMPEWKLLLKYPVRMSLSPFFSTVGWLLPGLISGETIISIVMSLPTTGPLLLSGVENQDMYLVGSFILILSTLTVIGTLVSDLALAWWDPRIRHRYEGG from the coding sequence ATGCTCTCGTTCCTCGCGCGCCGGGTCCTGTGGATGGCCGTCACCCTGTGGGCGGTCTCGCTGGCCTCGTTCTTCATCATCAGCCTGCCACCCGGCGACTACGTCTCGACCCTCCAGGCCGAGGCGGAGAGCCGCGGCGAGCTGATGAGCACCGCACAGCTGTCCGCCCTGCGGTCACGGTACGGACTGGACCAGCCCTTCCTCGCCCAGTACTGGAAGTGGATCTCCAACATCATCTTCCACGGTGACTTCGGACAGGCCTTCGCCTGGAACAGCCGTCCTGTCTCGGACCTCATCTGGGACCGGGTCGGCCTGTCCTTCTTCCTCTCCGTCTCCACGCTGCTGTTCGTCTGGGCCATCGCCTTCCCGATCGGGATCTTCTCCGCCGTACGCCAGTACTCGCCCGGCGACTACGTGGCCACGTTCTTCGGATTCTTCGGGATGGCGGTGCCCGAGTTCCTGCTAGCCCTGGTCTTCATGTGGGCCGGCATGCGCTTCTTCGGGCAGAGCCCCGGCGGCCTGTTCTCCCCGGAGTACCAGGACGCCGCCTGGAACCTCGGAAAACTGCTCGACCTTGCCGGACACCTCTGGCTGCCGATCCTGATCATCGGCCTGTCCGGCACCGCCGGCCTCATCCGCATCACACGCGCCAACCTCCTCGACGAGCTGTACAAACCGTATGTGGTCGCCGCCAGGGCCCGGGGCATGCCCGAGTGGAAGCTGCTGCTCAAATACCCGGTGCGGATGTCCCTGAGCCCGTTCTTCTCCACCGTCGGATGGCTGCTCCCGGGACTCATCAGCGGCGAGACGATCATCTCCATCGTCATGAGCCTGCCGACCACCGGACCGCTCCTGCTGAGCGGCGTGGAGAACCAGGACATGTACCTCGTGGGCAGCTTCATCCTGATCCTGTCCACCCTGACCGTCATCGGGACCCTGGTCAGCGACCTCGCCCTCGCCTGGTGGGACCCCAGAATCCGGCACCGCTACGAGGGAGGGTGA